CCTCAGTGGCCTCAACGTAGCGCGCAGCTCGTTGGTCACCACCGCCCACAACACCGCCAACGTCTACACGGCAGGCTACAGCCGCCAGGTGGCGCAGATCTCGACCAACGGCGCGATCGCCACGGGCTCCGGCTTCGTCGGCATGGGCGCGCTGGTGACCACGACCAGCCGCAGCTATGACAGCTACCTGACGGCGCAGCTCAACACCGCGCAGTCGGTGGCAGCGGGCCTGACCAGCTACGGCACCCAGATCGACCGCATCGACTCGCTGCTGGCCGACAAGACCTCCGGCATCAGCCCGCTCATGCAGAGTTTCTTCACGGCGACGCAGGGCGTGGCCAACACGCCGGCCGACCCGGCCGCACGCCAGCAGCTCATCAGTTCGGCGCAGGCGCTCGCCACCAAGTTCCGCTCGACCGACCAGTACCTCACCGACCTGAACGGCTCGGTCAACGACCAGATCAAGGGCAGCGTCGAACAGATCAACACCTACGCCACGCAGATCGCCAGCCTGAACCAGCAGATCAGCCAGCTCACCGCGACGTCCGGCGGCCAGCCGGCGAACGACCTGCTCGACCAGCGCGACCAGCTCGTCAGCCAGCTCAGCCAGATCGCCGACATCAAGGTGCTCGAGCAGGACAGCGGCAAGTACAACGTCTTCATCGCCACCGGCCAGTCGCTGGTGGTGGGCGACCGTGCGGCGACGATGATGGCCGTGCCCTCGGCGGCCGACCCGACCCGCACGGCCGTGGCGCTGGTCGGCCTGGCCGGCAACGTGATGGAACTCAGCCCCAATGCCATCACGGGCGGCTCGCTCGGTGGCCTGATGTCCTTCCGCACCGAAACGCTGATCCCCACGCAGAACGCCATCGGCCGCCTGTCGATCGCCCTGGCCGACGCCTTCAACGACCAGCACAAGCTGGGCGTCGATCTCACGGGGGCGTTGGGTCAAGACTTCTTCGCGGTGGGGTCGCCCGGCGTGCTCAGCAATGCCCGGAACACCGGGAACGCCGTCATCTCGGCCAGCGTGACCGACACCTCCGCGCTCACCACCAGCGACTACTCCGTCGAGTACAAGGACGTGGCCGGCACGCCCACCTATGTGGTGACGCGTGTCTCGGACAAGGCACCGGTCGGCAGCTTCACGACCTTCCCAGCCACCTTCGACGGCGTCACCGTCGCACTGGACAGCGGCGCGCCGACGCTCGGCGACACCTTCACGGTGCAGCCCACCCGTACCGGCGCGCGCGACATGACCGTGCAGGTGCTCGATCCGGCCAAGGTGGCCGCGGCTTCTCCCGTGGTCACCGGCAACACCGCCACCAACCAGGGTTCGGGCCTGCTGGGCAAGGCCACGATCAACGCCGGCTACCTCGCCGCGCCGCTCGCGTCGAACGTCACCATGAGCTACGACGCCGCCACCGGCACGCTGTCGGGCTTCCCGGCCACGTCGGCCGTGACCGTCACCTTGGCCGACGGCACGTCGACCGTGTACGCGGCCGGTACGCCCGTGCCCTACACCGCCGGTGCGAGCATCAGCTTCGATGGCATTTCGGTGAAGCTGACCGGCGCCCCGGCCAATGGCGACACCTTCACCATCGGCAAGAACGTCGGCGGCGTGTCGGACGGCAGCAATGCGCTGCTGCTGGCGGGCCTGCAGCGCGCGACCATCATCGGTGGCCGCACCAGCACCTTCAACGGTGCCTATGCCCAGTTGGTGAGCACGGTGGGCAACCGCGCCATGGAAGTCGGGGTCGCCGAGAAGACGCAGGTCAGCGTCGCCGCCCAGATCAAGATGAGCCAGCAGTCGGTGTCCGGCGTCAACCAGGACGAGGAAACCGCCAACCTGCTGATGTTCCAGCAGATGTACCAGGCGAACGCCAAAGTGATCCAGACCGCCTCGACGATGTTCGACGCGATCCTGGGCATCAGCAACTGAGCCCCCGCTTCTTTCGAATCCAGGAGTCATGATGCGTATCAGCACCAGCACCTTTTACGAGCGCAACCTGTCTGCCTTGAACTCGCAGCAGCAGCAACTCTTCCGGACCCAGCAGATGCTGTCGGCCGGCACCAAGTTCCTGACCGCCGGCGACGATCCGGTGGCGGCCACCCGCGTCCTCGGCGTGACGCAGACCCTGTCGGAGTCCAAGCAGTTCGCCACCAGCCGCGAACGTGCCATGCTCACCCTGTCGCACGAGGAAACGGCGCTGGACAGCGCCACGACGATCCTGCAGGACATCAAGACGCTCACCGTGCAGGCCGGCAACGGCACGCTGTCGGACGCCGACCGTGCGACGCTGGCGACCACGCTGCAGAGCAAGCTCGACCAGCTCGTCGCGGTGGGCAACACCGACGACGGCAACGGCCAGTTCCTGTTTGCGGGCTACAAGAGCGGCAGCGCGCCGTTCGCGACCAGCGCCGGTGGCGCCATCCAGTTCGTGGGTGACCAGGGCCAGCGCATGATCCAGGTCGACGTGGCACGCCAGATGTCGAGCTCGGACGACGGCCGCTCGGTGTTCCAGTCGGTCCAGGGCGGCGCCGGCTACGTGACCTCGGGTGGGGCGGCGAACACCGGCACCGGCATCTTCGGTGCGGTGAGCGTCGTGGATGCCACCGCGGCCAACTACGGCAAGGATTTCGTCGTCAGCTTCGCGGCCGGCGCCTACACCGTCACCACCAACGACACGCCGCCGGTCGTCGCGGCCACCGGCGCCTTCGTGGCCGGCACGCCGATCGCCTTCGGCGGCGTGCAGCTGAGCATCTCCGGCACGCCCGCCGACGGCGACACCTTCGCCGTCACGACGGCCAAGAACGCCGGCACCGATGTGTTCGCCAGCATCGGCCAGTTGGTGACCGCCCTGCGTACGCCGCTGGAAGGCGGCGGCGAACCGGCGCGCGCCAAGTTGCTCAATGCGCTGAGCACCGCCAACGTCAAGGTGACGAACGCACACGACAACGTCCTGACGATCCGCTCCTCGGTCGGCTCGCGCATGAACGAGATCGATGCGCTCGACGATGGTGGCGCCTCGCGCGACCTGATGGAGAAGAGCTACCTCTCGAGCATCGAGGATCTGGACCTGACCAGCGCCATCTCGGACTTCTACCAGCGCGAAACCTCGCTCAAGGCCACGCAGCTGACCTTCGCCCGCCTGTCGAACATCGCGCTGTTCAACT
The sequence above is drawn from the Variovorax sp. J2L1-78 genome and encodes:
- the flgK gene encoding flagellar hook-associated protein FlgK, which codes for MAGNMFLTGLSGLNVARSSLVTTAHNTANVYTAGYSRQVAQISTNGAIATGSGFVGMGALVTTTSRSYDSYLTAQLNTAQSVAAGLTSYGTQIDRIDSLLADKTSGISPLMQSFFTATQGVANTPADPAARQQLISSAQALATKFRSTDQYLTDLNGSVNDQIKGSVEQINTYATQIASLNQQISQLTATSGGQPANDLLDQRDQLVSQLSQIADIKVLEQDSGKYNVFIATGQSLVVGDRAATMMAVPSAADPTRTAVALVGLAGNVMELSPNAITGGSLGGLMSFRTETLIPTQNAIGRLSIALADAFNDQHKLGVDLTGALGQDFFAVGSPGVLSNARNTGNAVISASVTDTSALTTSDYSVEYKDVAGTPTYVVTRVSDKAPVGSFTTFPATFDGVTVALDSGAPTLGDTFTVQPTRTGARDMTVQVLDPAKVAAASPVVTGNTATNQGSGLLGKATINAGYLAAPLASNVTMSYDAATGTLSGFPATSAVTVTLADGTSTVYAAGTPVPYTAGASISFDGISVKLTGAPANGDTFTIGKNVGGVSDGSNALLLAGLQRATIIGGRTSTFNGAYAQLVSTVGNRAMEVGVAEKTQVSVAAQIKMSQQSVSGVNQDEETANLLMFQQMYQANAKVIQTASTMFDAILGISN
- the flgL gene encoding flagellar hook-associated protein FlgL, coding for MRISTSTFYERNLSALNSQQQQLFRTQQMLSAGTKFLTAGDDPVAATRVLGVTQTLSESKQFATSRERAMLTLSHEETALDSATTILQDIKTLTVQAGNGTLSDADRATLATTLQSKLDQLVAVGNTDDGNGQFLFAGYKSGSAPFATSAGGAIQFVGDQGQRMIQVDVARQMSSSDDGRSVFQSVQGGAGYVTSGGAANTGTGIFGAVSVVDATAANYGKDFVVSFAAGAYTVTTNDTPPVVAATGAFVAGTPIAFGGVQLSISGTPADGDTFAVTTAKNAGTDVFASIGQLVTALRTPLEGGGEPARAKLLNALSTANVKVTNAHDNVLTIRSSVGSRMNEIDALDDGGASRDLMEKSYLSSIEDLDLTSAISDFYQRETSLKATQLTFARLSNIALFNYI